A single region of the Malus sylvestris chromosome 8, drMalSylv7.2, whole genome shotgun sequence genome encodes:
- the LOC126631807 gene encoding pentatricopeptide repeat-containing protein At2g37230-like — MPSMAYISLSKPYRWRPRPSNLQALTHLRLFSSTESATDTSAAATEAVAATEAAAPTEAASPTQTHVPKPKQYRPRNPEKTEDIICRMMANRAWTTRLQNSIRNLVPEFDHNLVWNVLHGARNWEHALQFFRWVERSGLFKHDRETHLKIIEILGRNLKLNHARCILLDMPKKGEQLDEDLFLALIDGYGKAGYGKAGIIQESVKLFDSMKELGVQRSLKSYEALFKAIMRRGRYMMAKRYFNAMLSEGIEPNRHTYNVMIWGFFMSKRLETAKRFYEDMKSRGILPDLVTYNTMIHGYNRFKMMDEAEQLFVELKGRNLEPNVICYTTMIKGYVDVGRVDDALRLFQEMKSFGIKPNAVTFSTLLPGLCEAEKKNEAVNMLKEMVQRYIAPKDNSIFEKLLYLMCKSGDLDAAADVLKAMIRLSIPTEPGHYGILIENFCKAGVYDRAIKLLDKLIEKEIILRPQSSIELEASAYNPMIEYLCNHGQTEKAEVFFRQLMKKGVQDSVAFNNLMCGHAKEGNSDSAFEILRIMGRRGVPGEADSYRLLINSYLSKGEPADAKTALDSMLEGGHIPEASLFGSVMESLFEDGRVQTASRVMKSMVEKGVKENMDLVAKILETLFMRGHVEEALGRIDLLMQSGCMPQFDSLLSVLAEKGKTIAALKLLDFCLERDCNVDFSSYDKVLDALLEAGKTLNAYSMLCKIMEKGGVSDWSSTKDLIKSLNQEGNTKQADILSRMIKGGDKSGQSKKGNKEAVLAS; from the coding sequence ATGCCATCCATGGCgtatatttctctctctaaaccctatcGATGGCGGCCTCGACCCTCCAATCTTCAGGCCCTCACGCACCTCCGCCTCTTCAGCTCAACCGAATCCGCCACCGATACCTCTGCTGCCGCAACCGAAGCCGTAGCCGCCACCGAAGCTGCAGCACCAACCGAAGCCGCATCCCCAACTCAAACCCATGTCCCAAAACCTAAGCAGTACCGTCCTCGAAACCCAGAGAAGACAGAGGACATAATCTGCAGAATGATGGCGAATCGGGCCTGGACGACCCGGTTACAGAACTCGATCCGGAACTTGGTACCCGAATTCGACCACAACCTAGTGTGGAACGTCTTGCACGGCGCTCGGAACTGGGAGCACGCCCTCCAATTCTTCAGGTGGGTCGAGCGGTCCGGGTTGTTCAAGCACGACCGGGAGACCCATTTGAAGATTATTGAGATTCTGGGCCGGAATTTGAAGCTCAACCATGCCCGGTGTATCCTTCTGGACATGCCGAAAAAAGGCGAGCAGCTCGATGAGGACCTCTTCCTTGCGCTCATTGATGGCTACGGCAAGGCCGGATACGGTAAGGCTGGCATTATTCAAGAGTCTGTTAAATTGTTTGATAGTATGAAGGAATTGGGTGTGCAGAGAAGTCTCAAATCATATGAGGCTCTCTTTAAGGCCATTATGCGCCGTGGCCGGTATATGATGGCCAAGAGGTACTTTAATGCAATGCTGAGTGAGGGAATAGAGCCAAATAGGCATACTTATAATGTTATGATTTGGGGTTTCTTCATGAGCAAGAGATTAGAGACCGCCAAGCGGTTTTACGAGGATATGAAAAGTAGAGGAATTTTGCCTGATCTCGTTACTTATAACACTATGATTCATGGGTACAATCGGTTTAAGATGATGGATGAGGCAGAGCAGTTGTTTGTGGAGTTGAAGGGGAGGAATTTAGAACCTAATGTGATATGCTATACTACCATGATTAAAGGGTATGTTGATGTTGGGAGAGTTGATGATGCATTGAGGTTGTTTCAAGAGATGAAGTCTTTTGGTATTAAACCGAATGCTGTCACATTTTCGACTCTATTGCCGGGGCTTTGTGAGGCAGAGAAAAAGAATGAAGCTGTGAACATGTTGAAGGAGATGGTTCAGAGGTATATTGCTCCCAAGGATAATTCAATCTTTGAGAAATTGCTATATTTGATGTGCAAGTCTGGGGATTTGGATGCAGCTGCTGATGTCCTCAAGGCAATGATTCGGCTGAGCATTCCCACTGAGCCTGGTCATTATGGTATCCTGATTGAGAACTTTTGCAAGGCCGGGGTTTATGATCGAGCAATCAAGCTGCTGGATAAGCTTATTGAGAAAGAAATTATTTTGAGGCCCCAGAGTTCTATCGAGTTGGAGGCTAGTGCTTATAACCCAATGATTGAGTATTTGTGTAACCATGGGCAGACTGAGAAAGCTGAAGTTTTTTTCCGGCAGTTGATGAAAAAGGGTGTTCAAGATTCAGTTGCCTTCAATAATTTGATGTGCGGACATGCGAAAGAAGGAAATTCTGATTCTGCTTTTGAGATTTTAAGGATCATGGGTAGGAGAGGGGTCCCTGGAGAAGCAGATTCTTACAGGTTACTCATTAACAGCTACTTGAGTAAAGGTGAACCGGCTGATGCTAAAACAGCTTTGGACAGTATGCTTGAAGGCGGGCATATTCCAGAGGCATCACTGTTCGGGTCAGTGATGGAGAGTCTATTTGAAGACGGGAGGGTTCAAACTGCAAGCCGAGTAATGAAAAGTATGGTAGAGAAGGGGGTGAAGGAGAACATGGATTTGGTTGCCAAGATTTTGGAAACCCTCTTTATGAGAGGTCATGTTGAGGAAGCACTGGGACGAATCGATCTACTTATGCAAAGCGGGTGTATGCCACAGTTTGATAGCCTTTTATCTGTTCTTGCTGAGAAAGGGAAAACAATTGCAGCCCTCAAGCTGTTAGATTTTTGCCTCGAGAGAGATTGCAATGTGGATTTCTCAAGCTATGACAAGGTGTTGGATGCTCTCTTAGAAGCAGGGAAGACTCTTAATGCATACTCAATGTTGTGTAAAATAATGGAGAAAGGAGGGGTCTCCGACTGGAGTAGCACCAAGGATTTGATTAAGAGCCTAAATCAAGAGGGTAACACGAAACAAGCAGATATCCTCTCCAGAATGATAAAGGGAGGGGATAAAAGTGGTCAGagcaaaaaaggaaacaaagaagCTGTTCTTGCGTCGTGA